The Alteromonas stellipolaris genome includes a region encoding these proteins:
- a CDS encoding DUF3820 family protein translates to MDPEAIKSAINQTMPFGKYAGRRLFHLPEPYLVWFNTQGFPEGKLGQQLALMYEIKLNGLESVVEPLLHDD, encoded by the coding sequence ATGGATCCAGAAGCAATAAAAAGTGCAATCAACCAAACCATGCCATTTGGTAAGTATGCGGGACGTCGGTTATTCCACCTGCCAGAGCCCTATTTAGTATGGTTTAACACACAAGGCTTTCCCGAAGGAAAGCTGGGGCAGCAACTCGCGCTCATGTACGAAATTAAACTTAACGGGCTCGAGTCAGTAGTAGAACCCCTGCTGCATGACGACTAG